In the Acomys russatus chromosome 13, mAcoRus1.1, whole genome shotgun sequence genome, one interval contains:
- the LOC127197049 gene encoding ubiquitin carboxyl-terminal hydrolase isozyme L3-like: MEGQCWLPLEANLKVTNQFLKQLDLHPNWQFVDVYGTEPELLSMVPRPVCAVLLLFSITETYEMFRTEKEEKIKSQGQDVTSSVYFMKQTISNACGTIGLIHAIANNKAKMLFESEPTLKKFLEVFVSMSPEERAKYLENYDAVRVTHETSAHEGQTGSPSIDEKVDLHFIALVHLDGHLYELDGRKPFPINHGETSDGTLLEDAIEVCMKFMERDPDELRFNAIALSTA; encoded by the coding sequence ATGGAGGGTCAGTGCTGGCTGCCACTGGAGGCCAACCTCAAGGTCACCAACCAGTTTCTCAAACAATTAGACTTGCACCCTAACTGGCAGTTTGTTGATGTGTACGGTACGGAGCCTGAGCTTCTGAGCATGGTGCCGAGACCCGTCTGCGCAGTGCTACTCCTCTTCTCCATCACAGAGACGTATGAGATGttcagaacagaaaaagaagaaaaaataaaatctcaaggaCAAGATGTTACATCGTCAGTATATTTTATGAAGCAAACCATCAGCAATGCCTGTGGAACGATTGGCCTAATCCATGCCATTGCGAACAACAAAGCCAAGATGCTCTTTGAATCTGAACCAACATTGAAAAAGTTCCTGGAGGTGTTTGTGTCAATGAGCCCTGAAGAAAGAGCAAAATACCTGGAGAACTATGATGCTGTTCGGGTTACTCATGAAACCAGTGCACATGAAGGTCAGACTGGGTCTCCAAGTATAGATGAAAAAGTAGATCTTCATTTTATTGCATTAGTTCATTTAGATGGGCACCTCTATGAATTAGATGGACGGAAACCGTTTCCAATTAACCATGGGGAAACTAGTGACGGCACATTATTAGAGGATGCCATAGAAGTTTGCATGAAGTTCATGGAACGTGACCCCGATGAGTTAAGATTTAATGCAATTGCTCTCTCGACAGCATAG